Sequence from the Deltaproteobacteria bacterium genome:
GGACATGATCACGGCAAATTCCTCTCCCCCGTAGCGTGCCACCATGTCGCCGGGACGATGAAAGGTTTGACTGATTGCCTCGGCCACCTGCTTGATGACAAAGCAGACCGCCGCCATGATGATCAAGGCTGTCCCGTAGAAGCAGCGGATATAGTCCTGCTGGTGAAAAAGAAAGCCTGTCATAAGAGAGTTATATGGAGAGCTCCATGTCCTGGTGTACGGCAAAGCACTCCAGCGAAGCCCTTTGTTCCTTGACGATCCGACGACAATCCGCCACGATTTCGTCTACGGCGGCATCAGATCTTTCCTGGTTATGATGGAATAAACCAAATTTTGTTACCTGGGCATCAATCGCCAATTGCAAGGCCTGCTTATAGACGGAATGCCCCCAGCCTCTGGTTATCCGGTAATCCTCCTCCCGATATTCCGCATCATGAACAAGGACATCGGCCTTATAAGAAAAGGCAACGTAATCTTCATAGGCCAAGCCGCCCGGGTGCCGATGACCAAGTTCGTTATCCGTAAGGAAGATAAAGTTTTTCCCATTTTCGAAAAATTTGTAGCCGATGCCTTGATTGGGATGACTCAGGGAAATCGTGGTTACTTGCACGGCCTGATGCGTAAAAATTGTATCGCAGGTTTCATGGTAATTAATGTCAGCTTTAAGATCGGAAAAATCAACGGGAAAATAGGGAGGGAGCATGATGTTGGCAATCATTTGCTTGATTGAAGTCTGGACAAAGGGACACCCGTACACGGCAATACTCGTCCCGGCCACATAGATCGGTTTGAAAAAAGGAAATCCCATGAGATGGTCCCAATGGGCGTGAGTAAAAAGCAAGGCGAAATGATTACGGTTTTCGGCTATCAAGCGGTTTCCCAATCTACGAATGCCGGAACCAGCGTCAATAACGATTATTTCATCATCCTTGGTCCTGATTTCCAAACAGGTGGTGTCTCCACCGTACTTCAAATATTCCCTGCCGGAAACGGGGATAGACCCGCGCGCGCCCCAGAAGCGAACAATCATTTTCATCCCCTCCAGAAAGAGTCGCTCACTTATAAATTATAAATCAGTCGTGGTCAAGTATTTCGAGCATAAAATCGCGTAATATCGTCAACTTTTGTTCAGCTTATCGTTCCAAGCGGTCAGATCGGGCTTAAATGCGGCCAGAAGCGGCGCTACGTCACCATCAATCGTAATGCCGTCAATGCGGTCATTCTGGGAGATGCTGTTTACCACCTGCATGTCCTCCTCCCCGACAATCGCCCCAAACACCGAGTGGTGGCCGTCGAGCCAGGGCGTGGGCACATGGGTAATAAAGAATTGACTGCCATTGGTGTTCGGGCCGGAATTGGCCATGGATAATATGCCCGGTCTGTCGTGGCGCAGTCCCGGGCTGAACTCGTCGCGGAACTTGTAGCCCGGTCCACCGGTTCCGGTGCCCTGCGGACATCCGCCCTGAATCATGAAGTCGCTGATAACGCGATGGAATTTAAGGTTGTTATAGAACCCGCGCTGGACCAGATTGACAAAATTGGCCACCGTAAGCGGTGCCTTATCTGCAAAAAGCTGCAAGCGGATAACGCCCTTGTTGGTCTTGATGATTGCCTCGATACCTCTGTTTTCTGACATGTTTTCCCCTTTTCCTAAGTTAATTTAATATTTTTGTCCGGATAGCCTAACGCCCACCGAGTCATTATAAGTCTTTGCACTATGCTGAAATTCAGCTATGTTGTCAAAACAAATCTCTATCTACAATTTAGTTTAAAAAACAAATTGCGATACAAAATTGTTTCTTTTATTCGCCTAAAATAAACAACCTATTTATAAATATATAATATATTCAATAATTTACTAATATATGTAATCTGGCATCCTATTTGCTCATTGAAAGCAAACAATTCCAGGGGAGGAAATAATTATGAATTCAGGTGATACAGCATGGGTTTTAATCTCGAGCGCGCTCGTTCTGCTGATGACCGTGGGGCTGGCCTTTTTCTACGGAGGCCTGGCGAGAAGGAAAAATGTCCTGTCCATCATCATGCAGTGCTTCATCATCATGTGCGTGATCAGCCTGCAATGGGTTCTTTACGGCTATTCGCTGGCTTTTGGACCCGATACTGGCCTCGGCATCATCGGAGGCCTGGCCTGGCTTGGCCTCCAGGGTGTGGGCGGGCAACCCAATGCGGACTACGCCGCCACGATACCCCACCAGGTTTTTATGATCTTTCAGGCCATGTTCGCGATTATCACCCCCGCGCTGATAATCGGGGCCTTTGCGGAAAGGATCAAGTTTTCTGCTTTTCTCTTATTTACCATCCTTTGGTCAACACTGGTCTACGATCCCCTTGCCCATTGGGTATGGGGCACAGGCGGGTGGCTGCGCGACCTGGGAGGCCTGGATTTTGCCGGCGGAATTGTCGTCCACGTCAGTTCCGGCGTTTCCGCGCTGGTCATGTGTATCTTGATCGGCAAAAGAATCGGTTCCGATAAGCAGGGCTACCGACCGCATAATCTGCCCTGGACGGTTATGGGAGCGGGCATGTTATGGTTTGGGTGGTTCGGATTCAACGCCGGCAGCGCGTTGGCCGCCAACGGCCTCGCCGCCAATGCCTTCGTCACTACCAATACGGCCACCGCCGCCGCCGGCCTTACCTGGGCCATCATCGAATGGCACAAGCATGGAGCGCCCACACTGCTCGGCACCGTAACGGGCGCCGTGGCCGGCATGGTAGCAATTACCCCTGCCTGCGGTTTCGTTTCTCCGCTGAACGCCATCTTCATCGGCATCATAGTCAGCGTTTTCTGTTTCTTTGCCATTACCCGGATAAAGGCCCGTTTCGGATATGATGATGCCCTCGATGTCTTCGGCGTACACGGTGTCGGCGGCATCTGGGGGACGATTGCCACGGGGCTATTCGCCGAAAAAGCTATTAACGCAGTCGGCGCCGACGGACTCTTTTTTGGTGGCCTGCATCAGTTTCTCGTTCAGGTATTGCTCGTAATTGTCGCGGCAACCTACGCGGTGGCAGTTACCTGGGTACTCTTCAAGCTCATAGATGCCCTGGTCGGCATGAGGGTGGAGAGAAAAGACGAGCTTATCGGTCTCGATTTGACGCAGCACAATGAATCGGCCTATACGGTACTGGAATAGGAGGAGGAAAATACCATGAAATTAATTATTGCGATAATTCAGCCCCATAAGCTTGACGAAGTGATCCACGCCCTGGAGGAGATAGATGTAAATTTACTGACCGTCACCAATGTCCTGGGACGGGGAAGACAAAAAGGCGTCACGGAGATTTATCGCGGGGCCAAAGAGGTGGGTACCCTGCTGAAAAAGGTCAAACTGGAAATCGCCGTGAACGAGGATTTCGTCGAACCAACCATCGGTGCCATCACCAAAGGGGCGCACACGGGTGAGATGGGCGACGGCAAAATCTTCGTGCTCGATCTGGGTGAATGCGTGCGCATCGGCACGGGCGAGCGGGGCGGCCCGGCAATAGGATAAACCGGAGGGTAAAGATAATAATTATGTCTCCTCCCCGGCCATCCTATGCGTGTTTAGTAAGATAAGAGTAGCTTTCTGATAGAAAGCAGTTATAATTAACCTATCAACGGGAAGAAAGAGGGAATATGATTGTCCGAAATATCAATGGTCCGGAAGCCATCGCCACAACCTATATAGCCCATGGGGGTGGCATGGCCAGGATGGTGCTGACGAGCAGCCTTCTCAAGAGCATGGAGTTTTTTGCCTACGCTGTCGTCCCATCCGGTAATGAACTGGAAGAGCATATTGACCCCGTGGAGGAGATATACTTTATCCTGTACGGCGGCGGTCTCATGAGAGTGGGTGAGGACGAACAGGAAGTCAAGGCCGGTGACGCCGTCTGGATTCCCGCCGGGGACAGACACGGCCTGAAAAACACGGGGACAGAGACCACCGCAATCATCGTCGTGGCTGCCTATCCTACGCGTTAGAACCAGACCTTGACGTGGTTGCCGAAGATGAGAATTCCGATTAAAACGGCTCCCACGGCGGAAATCAGCACCGCGGCGGCGGCAACATCCTTCGCCCGACCGATGAGCGGGTGGTGGGCAGGGTGAACGGCATCAGCGATGGCCTCCAGGGCAGTATTCATCCCTTCGGCAACCCAGACAATTATGATGGCAATTATCAGGAGACACCACTCCAGCCGCTGGAGATTGAGAGCGAGTCCCAGGACGAACACGGCCCCCGTAGCCGCCAAATGGATCCGGGCGTGGGGCTGAGAGCGGATCAAGAACGCCGCGCCCTTGATGGCACAAGCAAAACTGCTTATCCGTCTCTGCAGATAGGCGATCACGATTCCCCCTCTCTCAAGTTAATTTCAATATCGGTATAACATCAAAATCCCATAACGGTCGCCACTGACATCGGGTAGCAGCGCCAAAGGGCTATTCTTTTTCTTGTGATAACGGAGAACGGCGCGGGCGGTAAAATAGCCAACTGCGGCGCCAAGAAAGACATCTGAACTCCAATGTTCGTTGTCATTCACACGAGCCAGTGCCACCAGTGATGCCATCCCATAGGCCGCGGGAGCGACATAGGGGCCGTCACTCTCTCCGGCAACAACCGTTGCCAGGGCAAAGGCCGCGCTAACATGCTCGGAAGGAAAAGACAGGTTATCAGTTGATAATCCCGGTCCGTCCCAGCGGTTATACTGGTCGCCCGTATTCGGGCGATGCCTATGCCCGGCAATTTTGACTACCCCGGTGAAGACCCCGGCCAAAACGATGCTTTCTGCTCCTAACAGACCGATCCGTTTTGCTTTTTCGCTCTCCTGTACCTCCCCGTAGAGATAAATAAACCCGGCAGCCGGGAGAGTATACAGACCATTGCCGAAAGGTGTGAATACCTTGGCAAGGTCGTCGGTGGTCCTGTTCCTCCGCCTCTGCACCCAGTCCTTGAGATCCTGATCATAGGCATACAAGCCGGCTGTCACGGACAAGACCAAGGCCGCAGTGTACCACTCCCTGTCATCCCAGCGCACTGGAGAAGTCAGTATCTTGCCTGTATCGCCGACGTATCCCTTTAGATAACTCATGTCCAGCTTCAGGTCTGCGCCGGGAATCGCTTGAGGCCGTTCGCAATCCGACCGATCGGGGGAACAAATAGCCAGGTTATCTGCGGCCCATGAGGACGGAACGGAGAAAATGCCGGCCATACTTAGAAATAGAAGAAAAACAATGGCTTGACTACTTGGCCACCTATTCGACGGGAAGTTAGCTCCTTTCACCCTGCTTTTCATCTTAAGCCCGCTATGGTAGACTTGTCCGCACCGGGGTGGCGCTATCAACCGTTAGCCCGTTGCCAAGCTGACCATAAACATTGCTGCCCCATGCCCAGACCGTGCCGTCACCCGTTAAGGCGCCCTTCAAGGCTACCGAGCCTTCATAGCCAGCGGCAATATCCGTCACACCCGACAGGCCGCTTACCGCTACCGGGGTGGCGCTGTCAATCGCAACACCATTCGTAAGGCCATTACCAAGCTGACCCTTGTAGTTATTTCCCCATGTCCAGACCGTGCCATCGCTTTTCAGGGCCATAGTGTGGCCAAAGCCTGCGGCCACGGCTGTCACCCCCGAAAGTCCGTTTACCTGCACCGGGGTACTGCTCGGCTGAATGTTCCCGTTGCCAAGTTGACCAGTGGCATTATTCCCCCATGCCCAGACCGTGCCGTCATTCTTCAAGACCACTGTGTGATCATAACCGGCAGCGATGGCGGTCACCGTTCCAATAGACATTCCGCTGAGTCCTATTACCTGCACCGGGTTTTTTTTTAACGTCGCACTGCCATCGCCCAGCTGTCCACTACTATTATTCCCCCACGCCCAGACCGTGCCGTCGTTTTTCAGCGCCACGGTGTGACCGGAACCTGCCGCTATGGCTGTTATACTCGTCAGCCCACTTACCTGTACCGGGGTATTTCTTTGAGTCGTGCTCCCATCGCCCAACTGGCCATTAATGTTATTGCCCCATGCCCATACCGTGCCGTCGTTTTTCAGGGCCACGGTGTGGCTATCTCCTGCCGCTATGGCCGTCATACTCGACAACCCGTTTATCTGCGCCGGGGTGTTTCTTGACGCCATGCTCCCATCACCCAGTTGTCCATTGCTGTTATTGCCCCACGCCCAGACTGTGCCGTCGTTTTTCAGGGCCGCGGTGTGACCGGAGCCCGCCGCAACGGATATAATATCCGACAGCCCGCTAATCTGCACCGGGGTGTTTTTCGCCGTTACGCTCCCATCGCCCAGCTGCCCATTATTGTTATTGCCCCATGCCCAAACCGTACCGTCGTCCTTTGTATAAACCGTGTGGGTCGCCGTTGCCATCTTGCCAATAAAATGAACAGCAAAATCGAATCCCGTGCCGTCAATGCCGTTCAGCCAAGCAGGACGGAATAGCGGGCGAAAAGGTGATCCCGTCAATGTGGGCGTTATCGTGAACGTGCCGCCAGGCACTCCGCTAAAGGCATAATAACCATTTGAATCTGTCGTTACGCTCATTGAAGTGTCACCGGCCAGAATTACCGTTACGCCGGCCAGCGCTGACCCGGCGGACGTAATCCGGCCCGAAATGCTGTATGTCTTATCGCTGCCACTCCCACAACCTGAAAGCAGCAGCAGCAGCAGCACGCTTAACAGGCAACCATACATCGCCTCGAAAAGCTTATTGCACTTCAACGTGCTATTGTTTATCACAGCCAACATCTCCAATTAATTGCCTTTTATACAAAAAAGAAAATCTTTATCGCCGCTGATATTGGCAATACCAGCAAGAGACATCTTTCCCTTCGCTGCATTCATCTTTCCGGAAGTGAAGTTAATAATGCCATCTGTGTCTGTAGTGGCGCTACCAACAATTAAAACCCCGGCATTGTCAATAGTGACTGTCCCCCCGGTAAAGGAAACCGTCCCTCCCGTATCCGAACGTGTATAAGAGCCACCCGTTACATTTCCCGACGAGTCGAAGGTAATTGCGCCTCTGAGAGTGGCCTTTTTAGTGCTGTCAGTACCTTTGCTGCTGGCGCCATTGATGTACCACGTGCCGGACAAGTCTGCGGCGGTAAAAGTTCCTCCCGCTCGAATTGCCGTAACCAGGTCAAAATTAGAAGAATCGGTACCGGCAACAAAAAACATGATATCCTTATCATAGTAGTTCATCATACCTTGTTTTAAGGAAAGATCGGTGCCGGGGCTCGTGGCAACTAAACTTGTAGCGGGGTATGTGTCGTTCAATAATCCGTTGCCATCGATAGCAAAAAATCCCTTTCCCCCCGGTTCAGCAATAGTTGCCTTTATCCCATCGCTCGCGTTAGTCACCGTTATTAGACCATGATCACCGCCAGCACTAAATACATACCAGGTAGCGGCTAAATCTATAGATGAAAAACCTCCCGTTAGTCGAATTGCCGCAACCAGGTCATCTTCCCCATAATTTGTACTGAGAACAAAAAACATTATATTCTTTGATGCATCCATCTTGCCGGACCCGACATAAAAATTGACCCCCAGGTTGGTGGTGGCACTACCGCTTAATACTCCTGAGCTGTCAATGCCGAATAATCCTCCCGTGGTACTAGCTGATTGGTTATTAGAGCGGGTGAAAGACCCTCCTAAGACTACCTGTCCGAGTGAGTCAAGAATCAGCTTACCCCTAAGATTCCCGGCCACGATGTTTTCTGCAGGTGAAGCGCCGACGCTGGCGCCATTCGTCGCATAGAGGTACCAAGTACCGGATAGATCGGAAGTTATGAAAGGCGTCCCCGGCGTCGGCGCCGGAGCGGCATCATCCCCTCCTTTGCCACAAGCTGCGAGTTGCATAATCAACAGCAAGCACAAAAACAACACCTCAAAAAAATATTTCCTGTTTTTCATTTCTACCCCCTGAATAGTAACATATTAATTTTTATTAGTTTATTATAGATCAGGTACGTCTCTAACACGACTATCCGCATCAGGCACATCGTAACTGCGCGTACATATCACGTTCTCAATTGCTTTATCCATACATATTTACTTAGAGCATACTTTGCAAGTTATTTAAAGACCCCACTTCGACCTTGACAATTAATGGCGACTATGTTCTAAAGCAGCTCATAAAATTAGATGGGAGCAGTATATGAAGAAGAATTTAACGAATTTTTCCAATACCAAAAGAAAAAGGACGCACGGCTTTCTCGTGCGCATGGCCACCAAAGGGGGACGACTGGTCCTGAACAGACGACGGGCCAAAGGCAGGAAGAAACTGGCCGTTTAGCCGCAACAGAAGCAAAAAGAGAACCTCTATGCTCTTGGAAAGGCTCTTGTTACCATGGGAATAAATGCCTTTCGCCCGGATGAGAAGATTCGCAAGAGACTGGAATATTTGTCAATATATCAAAAGGGGACGAGGACTTACACGCACCACTTCACCATCGTCGCTCAGAAAAACGAGTTGGGATACGGAAGGTTAGGAATAACGGTTAGCAAGAAGGTCGGTGATGCCGTTCGTCGTAACAGGATAAAACGGCTGATAAGAGAGTTCTTCCGGTTGAATAAAACCTGGCTGGTCGCCTCTCGAGACATCGTCGTCATCGGCAAAAAGGGCATGCCCCGCCTGAGTTATCAGGATGTTTGCAAGGAATTAGCAGTCCTTGTGTCCAATTAAGGTCACCGAATAGAGAATGATTACCAGGATAGCAGGCAGGATTTTCATCTGCTCTATAAGGGTTTACCAGCTCTGTATTTCTCCCTTGCTAATACCTTGTTGCCGTTTTTATCCTACCTGTTCCGAATATGCCATCACTGCGATCAGACGCCATGGCCCGCTCAAGGGGTTGCTTTTCTCCGCCCGACGTATTTTTCGTTGTCACCCCTTCCATCCCGGTGGTTACGATCCAGTGAAATAAATTTGGCAACTACTTGAGGAGCCAGTCAATAAAAATCGGAGGAGTTTAATATAATGGATAAAAAGAGTATTCTCGCCATCGCTCTGTCATTTGCGGTCTTGTATATTTACCAGGCCTTTTTCGTTAAACCCCCGCCGCCGCCCAAGAAACCGGCAGCGACTCAAGAACAGGCCGCAACCGTCGCCGATAAAGGGACGATCAATGTGGTGGCCAGTCGCGCCGCAACTTCAATAAACGCGGTGCCCGCAGGCATCGTTTCCCTGCAACAGCGGCAAGGTATTGATGATAAAAATATTCCCCTGGAAACGGACGAATACAGCGCCGTCTTTTCCACCCGCGGCGCCGCCTTAAAATCGTTCCAGTTGAAAAAATACCGGACCAGCATTGATAAAAATGCCAAGCTTATCGAACTGGTAAAGACTAGAGCCGACCTTCCCGCCCCACTCACCGTCTCCTTTGGCGGGTCCGATTTCAACATTCCCGATAATGCTCTTTATGAAGCCCGGGGGGCGGCAAACGCCGCCCAGAACCCCGACGAGGGCGGACAATTAATATTTACCCTGGAATATCCCGGTCTCCTTAAGGTCGAAAAGATATACCGGTTTCATCGCGGAAAGTATAATTTCGACCTGGAAGTAAGGACCACCAACCTGACGAACAACGCGGTAAACCAGGTGACCAGCCTCAACTGGCACGAACTCATAGATCAGAATGCCAAACCGGATGAATATGGCCATGACGGACCGGTTTCCATGGTGGCTAAAAATATTGAGCGCGAAGATCTTAAGAAAATGGCGTCCTCCAAGACCATGGGACCTGATGTTTCCTGGGGAGGATTTGAAACTAAATATTTCATCGCCGCAATGATTCCCCAGACCCCTTCCCTGACCACGCTATCTCTGACCAAGGATGCCCAGAATACTGTCAGCGTGACTCTGAAATCGCCAAAAACCCTCATACCGCCGGGGCAAACGGGATCTAACAGCTACTCCCTTTATCTGGGCCCCAAGGACCACAGTCTCCTTTCGGCCAGTAACGCGGGGCTGGAAAACGCCATTGACTTCGGCGATTGGCTCAAGTGGCTCGCCATGCCCCTTTTGATCTCCCTTAAGTTTATCTATAATAACTTCATCCATAATTACGGGATCGCCATTATCCTGCTGACGTTAATTATCAAAATTATTTTCTGGCCGCTGGGCAACAAGAGCTATCGGTCCATGAAAGAAATGCAAAAGCTGCAACCCAAAATAGCCGAAATGCGCGAAAAATATAAAGACGATAAGGCCCGCATCAGCCAGGAGATGATGGCCCTTTACAAGTCTCACAAAGTTAACCCCCTGGGCGGCTGTCTCCCGATGGTTATCCAGATCCCCGTTTTTTTCGGCCTCTACAAGACGCTTCTTTTTGCCATCGAACTGCGTCACTCCCCCTTGATCTGGTGGATACAGGATCTCTCCGCTAAAGATCCCTATTACATTACCCCGATCATCATGGGGGCCACCATGTTTGTGCAACAGAAGATGACGCCTCCGGCGGGCGATCCGATGCAGGCCAAAATAATGCTTTTCATGCCGATCATTTTTACGGTGATGTTTTTGAATTTCCCCTCCGGACTGGTAATCTACTGGTTATTCAACAATATTATCAGCATCGGGCAGCAATATTACATCAATAAGCAACCCGCCTGAAACGGGACGAGGCAATGATATGCAAGTACTGGAATTTGAAGGTAAAACAATAGATGAAGCCATCGAGAGGGCCTGTAATGAATGGCAGGTTTCCCGCGGGAAACTTAACATAGAAATTATTGCGGAAGGAACTTCCGGATTTCTCGGTCTGCTGGGAGGCAAAAAAGCAAAGATCAAGGCCTCCTTGCTGTCCCTGGAGGAGGAGCTGAACAGCCCCGCGGTGAGATCGGAAACCCCGTCTCCGGTTAAAGCGGCGAAAATGCCGGCAGATTCATCCCCTAAGTCTCCCGCCGCACCTTTCCCGGAAACAGAACTAACCGAAGGTAAGACGGCCGCCCGCGCCAAGACGATCCTCGAGGGCATCCTGTCCCACATGAACCTTGATTGCCCGGTAACAACCCTGGAAACAGGAGAGAAAATCATCCTCAACATCACGGGTAATGGCGATGGACTGCTGATCGGTCGGCGCGGACAGAATCTTGACGCCCTGCAATACATCGTCAACAAGGCGGTGCATAAGTCCGGGAATGGCCGGAAGATGATCATCGTAGATACGGAATCTTATCGTCAGCGGCGGGAAGAATCACTGACCGAGCTCGCCGCCAAGATTGGCGAGAAGGTAAAAAAGACCAGGAAAGCGGTAACTCTTAACTATCTAAACGCCCACAATCGTCGCATTATCCATATGGCCTTGCAGGATGATTTGGGCATTACCACCAAGAGCCGGGGCGAAGGCGAATATCGAAAAATCATCATCGTGCCGGCAAATAAGGATTGACGTCGCCTTGGAAGATACTATCGCGGCTATCGCAACCCCGCTCGGCACGGGGGGCATCGGGATCATCCGCGTCAGTGGTTCCCAGGCGGAGGCCGTCGCCCGTTTGCTCTTCAAACCACGAAAACAATTGAATAATTTCGAGAGCCGACGTCTTTATCATGGGGATATTATCGCCCCTGACTCTGGCGAGCTGCTTGATGAAGTGCTTCTCACCCTGATGAAAAACCCCCACTCCTACACAGGCGAAGACACGCTGGAAATACATTGCCACGGCGGATACTTCATTCTGCAATCCGTCTTCAGCGCTGTAATTGCCGCCGGCTGTCGTCCGGCTGCGCCCGGTGAGTTTACGAAACGGGCTTTCCTGAATAATCGTCTCGATCTGGCGCAGGCGGAAGCCGTGCAGGATCTAATCATGGCTAAAACCCGGCGGGGGAGCGAGTTGGCCTTATCCCATCTCAAGGGTCGGCTGTCGAAAACAATTGACGATCTGCGCGGGCAGCTTGTCGCAGCGCTGGCCGGACTGGAAGCGGCCCTTGACTTCCCTGCCGACGAAATCTCCAGTGATTATAATATCCTGGCCTGTGCAGCCGACACCCTCACCAGTATCATCGGAAAGCTGCAAACCCTGCTGGCAACATATGAGCAGGGGAAGATCGTCCGCGACGGCGTTGACGTAGTGATCGCCGGCAAACCAAATGTGGGCAAATCGAGCCTCCTGAACAGCCTTTTGGGTGAAAAGAGGGCCATCGTCACACACTTGCCCGGCACCACCCGCGACTTTATCGAGGAATTCATCAATATCAACGGGTTGGCGGTAAAGCTTACCGACACTGCCGGCCTCAGGGCCGCTGAGAACATCATCGAAGCGGAAGGCATCGCACTGGTGCGGGAAAAACTTGCCACCGCCGATCTGGTTTTAGTGATCATAGACGGCAGCGCCGGCCTGACCGAGGAAGATCGAACGATCATGGCTGGGCTTCTTGGCCACAACCTCCTGTTGGTGGTTAACAAGAATGACCTTCCCCAGATGCTGGATATGCAACAAGTCCGGGCGATACTGCCGGAAGTAGATGTTTTACGCATATCGGCCAAATACGGTGACGGCCTGGATCAGCTTAAAGAGGCTATTCACCGCATCGTCCTTGGCGTTTCCGGCAACCGGCATACGGAGGTCATGATTGCCAATATCCGCCATAAAACCGCCCTGGAGAGAACAGTCGCCTTTCTATCTCAGGCCAGGGAAGGCGCCAAAAATAATCTTCCCCCCGAACTTGTGGCTATAGACCTCCGCGACGCCCTAACCAGCCTGAGTGAAATCGTCGCCAGAACGACAAACGAAGAAATCCTGCAGGAGATATTCTCCCGCTTCTGCGTCGGCAAGTAATTCCTGCCCCGCTGGGAAACTTCCAGAAAATATGGAGATATAATTTTACTTTTGAGAATTTTTCGGCTATCTTGGAAAGAGTGGGGAGACATAGAAAGGAGAGATGCTGATGGGCAAACTTAAAGAAGTGATTTTGGTCCTGGTCGTGCTGGTTTTAACCTCCGCAATTGCACATGCTGCGGAGAAGTGTGTCAACACGCAGGGCGAAGCCCTGATCATCAAAAGCGACGTCCCTTCGGCCAAGATGGAAGCCGTGGCCCGGGCCAAGTGGGCGGCGATTGAGCAGGTGGTAGGCACCGCCGTTAAGGCCCAGAGTTTTGTGCAGAACTTTATACTCGTCGAAGACGTAATGAAAACACAAGTTGCCGGAGTGGTAAGAAGTTATAAAGTCTTAAACGAGGCGAGTAAGGGTGAGACTCTTACTGTGAACATAAACGCCTGTGTCGAACCGGCCAAGGCCGAACAGGCGGTGTCCAGTTTAGCGCTGAATAGTTCCGTCGCGCTTTTCATACCAGCGCGGAAACCACGCGCCGGTAGAGGGGTAGATGAGTACCAGGAGACCAATATCCTCTCGGAAACCCTGATTGATAAAATCATCGGACAGGGCTACACAGTGACTGACGTTGCTCCCACCCAGACCATGGACGCTGCGGAGATAGAAAGGGCGGTAAAAAGCGGCAGCACCTTGGCCGTACGCAGCATGATGTACAAGTTCCTGTCCAACATCATCATCATCGGCAGTATAGACTATACCGTCTCGACGAGAAAAGGCGAAGACATCGGCTATGGTATCGCCATGCCTTTCAATAACGTTACCGTCCGGCTGAACTACCGGATCGTGGCAAAAAGCAGCAAAACCGGCAACATGGAAATCATTACGTCCGGAGTTGAAGAGGGCAAAGGCCTGGCGGGCAACGTGGAAGACGCGACGGCCAAGGGCATGACCAGCCTGACGGAAAAGGTAACTCCGAAGATTCTCGACAAGTTGGCCCAGTTTACCCAGAGTAATGTCA
This genomic interval carries:
- the mnmE gene encoding tRNA uridine-5-carboxymethylaminomethyl(34) synthesis GTPase MnmE, producing MEDTIAAIATPLGTGGIGIIRVSGSQAEAVARLLFKPRKQLNNFESRRLYHGDIIAPDSGELLDEVLLTLMKNPHSYTGEDTLEIHCHGGYFILQSVFSAVIAAGCRPAAPGEFTKRAFLNNRLDLAQAEAVQDLIMAKTRRGSELALSHLKGRLSKTIDDLRGQLVAALAGLEAALDFPADEISSDYNILACAADTLTSIIGKLQTLLATYEQGKIVRDGVDVVIAGKPNVGKSSLLNSLLGEKRAIVTHLPGTTRDFIEEFININGLAVKLTDTAGLRAAENIIEAEGIALVREKLATADLVLVIIDGSAGLTEEDRTIMAGLLGHNLLLVVNKNDLPQMLDMQQVRAILPEVDVLRISAKYGDGLDQLKEAIHRIVLGVSGNRHTEVMIANIRHKTALERTVAFLSQAREGAKNNLPPELVAIDLRDALTSLSEIVARTTNEEILQEIFSRFCVGK